A stretch of Allostreptomyces psammosilenae DNA encodes these proteins:
- a CDS encoding MDR family MFS transporter, which yields MPRARLSQRLVVPVMFVTTFFLVVMDGAITTVALPAIAHQFGTSAAGINSVVVIYPVCVGVAIPISGWLGDRFGAKPVLLTAMLLFTSSSALCGLAGSLGELVVYRAVQGLAGGLLTPVAGAMLFRTFTAHERVRASRTMTLPQQIAPSIAPMLGGFLVDELSWRWVFYVNLPFGLAAVVFGLLFLENQREPNAGRFDLPGFLLSAGAMSLLMYGLSEGARQGWTSPPIVGALAVGTVLLVLTVVVGLRTAEPILRLRLFGNRLFRDANVLNLIGLVPFMGAMYMTPLFIQEVQGGTALESGSSTFPEAIGVLLAVQLVARVYDRVGAAWIIASGLLCVAVVLALMATSDADTSLWTFRLYMFLLGFGMGGVFMPTTVVSFSTMPAGDVGQASTLSSVVRQLSMALAPAFVAALLISNSAAGAPAAEPQPELPAYRMVYVVLAVIALASAVFALTMRRDTRPQPADAAPAPHELDDPAAAEHTAEARTEPARKDSHAG from the coding sequence ATGCCCCGCGCTCGCCTCAGCCAGCGTCTGGTCGTACCCGTCATGTTCGTCACCACGTTCTTCCTCGTGGTCATGGACGGCGCCATCACCACCGTGGCGCTCCCCGCCATCGCCCACCAGTTCGGCACGTCGGCGGCCGGCATCAACAGCGTCGTGGTGATCTATCCGGTCTGCGTCGGCGTCGCCATACCCATATCCGGGTGGCTCGGCGACCGCTTCGGCGCGAAGCCGGTGCTGCTCACCGCCATGCTCCTGTTCACCTCCTCCTCGGCGCTGTGCGGGCTGGCCGGCAGCCTCGGCGAGCTCGTGGTGTACCGCGCCGTGCAGGGCCTGGCCGGCGGCCTGCTCACCCCGGTGGCCGGCGCCATGCTCTTCCGCACCTTCACGGCGCACGAGCGGGTGCGGGCCTCCCGGACGATGACCCTGCCCCAGCAGATAGCCCCGTCCATCGCGCCCATGCTCGGCGGGTTCCTCGTCGACGAGCTCTCCTGGCGCTGGGTCTTCTACGTCAACCTGCCGTTCGGCCTGGCGGCGGTCGTCTTCGGTCTGCTGTTCCTGGAGAACCAGCGGGAGCCGAACGCCGGCCGCTTCGACCTGCCCGGCTTCCTGCTCTCCGCCGGGGCGATGTCGCTGCTGATGTACGGCCTGAGCGAGGGGGCCCGGCAGGGCTGGACCTCGCCGCCGATCGTCGGAGCGCTGGCCGTCGGCACGGTGCTGCTGGTGCTGACCGTGGTCGTCGGACTCCGCACCGCGGAACCGATTCTGCGGCTGCGCCTGTTCGGCAACCGGCTGTTCCGCGACGCCAACGTGCTGAACCTGATCGGGCTCGTGCCGTTCATGGGGGCGATGTACATGACGCCCCTGTTCATCCAGGAGGTCCAGGGCGGCACCGCCCTGGAGTCCGGCAGCAGCACCTTCCCCGAGGCCATCGGGGTGCTGCTCGCGGTGCAGCTGGTGGCCCGGGTGTACGACCGGGTGGGCGCGGCGTGGATCATCGCCAGCGGGCTGCTCTGCGTGGCCGTGGTGCTGGCGCTGATGGCCACCAGCGACGCCGACACCTCGCTGTGGACCTTCCGGCTGTACATGTTCCTGCTGGGCTTCGGCATGGGCGGGGTGTTCATGCCGACCACCGTCGTCTCCTTCAGCACCATGCCGGCCGGCGACGTGGGACAGGCCTCGACGCTGAGCAGCGTGGTCCGGCAGCTGTCCATGGCCCTGGCGCCGGCCTTCGTGGCCGCGCTGCTGATCTCGAACTCCGCCGCCGGCGCCCCGGCCGCCGAGCCGCAGCCGGAGCTGCCGGCGTACCGCATGGTCTACGTGGTGCTCGCGGTGATCGCCCTGGCCTCCGCCGTCTTCGCGCTCACCATGCGCCGGGACACCCGGCCGCAGCCGGCGGACGCCGCGCCCGCCCCGCACGAGCTCGACGATCCGGCCGCCGCTGAGCACACGGCCGAGGCGCGGACCGAGCCCGCGCGGAAGGACTCCCACGCCGGCTGA
- a CDS encoding type ISP restriction/modification enzyme has translation MPARPVGDTAVPHTGASAVANAAPARPPAPLLDDLMPWSMPGIRTGRDWVVAPDPETLRLRWRTLLAGDDPEHRAALLGVTRRRTPHSVVAGLPGHPATSTAPLAEEGGPCPEPVRFLRGPWDRQWIIPDHRLIDSARPEWWRAVGPEQWSILAPAPADRSAGDGLVATADPADARFRRRAARVHPLYRSADTRSPNLAPGLLPLLERRLGLAVDPEDVAAYTVALLGHHGATGPAPRPAAPADDGWRVPLTADPQLWRRGVELGRQAVWLHTRGRRCADPAAGREGGRPRLPGGRRPFVRESLVGPGAPAPDAVAWEPAGAESTDSLLVGAGRVAPVSRSAWEYRCGGERVLGTWFAAREPARRGDGEPLAAVFPTTWPKEWTSDLLDLVSLLTLLAEAEPEQRRWRRAVAEAATIDAAELRAAGVLPVPASARRPAGLPIHPEEGPGGQTPLW, from the coding sequence GTGCCCGCACGGCCGGTCGGGGACACGGCCGTCCCCCACACCGGGGCGAGCGCGGTGGCGAACGCCGCCCCCGCGCGGCCGCCCGCCCCCCTGCTGGACGACCTCATGCCATGGAGCATGCCCGGGATCCGGACGGGCCGCGACTGGGTGGTCGCCCCCGACCCGGAGACCCTCCGGCTGCGCTGGCGCACCCTCCTGGCCGGCGACGACCCGGAGCACCGGGCCGCCCTGCTGGGGGTCACCCGCCGGCGCACCCCGCACAGCGTGGTGGCGGGTCTGCCCGGGCACCCCGCCACCTCCACCGCCCCCCTGGCCGAGGAGGGCGGCCCCTGCCCCGAACCGGTGCGCTTCCTGCGCGGCCCCTGGGACCGGCAGTGGATCATCCCCGACCACCGCCTGATCGACTCCGCCCGCCCGGAGTGGTGGCGCGCCGTCGGACCCGAGCAGTGGTCGATCCTCGCCCCCGCCCCGGCGGACCGCTCCGCCGGCGACGGGCTGGTGGCCACCGCCGACCCCGCCGACGCCCGGTTCCGCCGGCGCGCCGCCCGCGTCCACCCGCTGTACCGCTCGGCCGACACCCGCAGCCCCAACCTCGCCCCCGGGCTGCTGCCCCTGCTGGAGCGGCGGCTCGGCCTCGCGGTCGACCCCGAGGACGTCGCCGCCTACACCGTCGCGCTGCTCGGCCACCACGGCGCGACCGGCCCGGCGCCCCGGCCCGCCGCGCCCGCCGACGACGGGTGGCGGGTGCCGCTGACGGCGGATCCGCAGCTGTGGCGGCGGGGCGTGGAACTGGGCCGCCAGGCGGTCTGGCTGCACACCAGGGGGCGGCGGTGCGCCGATCCGGCGGCGGGCCGGGAGGGCGGCCGGCCCCGACTGCCCGGCGGTCGGCGCCCGTTCGTGCGGGAGAGCCTGGTCGGGCCGGGGGCGCCCGCCCCGGACGCCGTGGCGTGGGAGCCGGCAGGCGCCGAGAGCACGGACTCGCTGCTGGTCGGCGCCGGGCGGGTGGCCCCGGTGTCCCGGTCGGCGTGGGAGTACCGCTGCGGCGGCGAACGGGTCCTCGGCACCTGGTTCGCGGCCCGGGAGCCCGCCCGGCGGGGCGACGGCGAGCCGTTGGCGGCCGTCTTCCCGACGACCTGGCCCAAGGAGTGGACCAGCGACCTGCTGGACCTGGTCAGCCTGCTGACCCTGCTCGCCGAGGCCGAACCCGAGCAGCGCCGGTGGCGCCGCGCGGTCGCCGAGGCAGCGACCATCGACGCGGCGGAACTGCGCGCGGCCGGGGTGCTCCCGGTGCCGGCGTCCGCGCGTCGCCCCGCCGGGCTGCCCATCCACCCCGAGGAGGGGCCCGGCGGGCAGACCCCGCTGTGGTGA
- a CDS encoding XRE family transcriptional regulator — protein MDTTRNVVLEAWMAEHGYSSNSLADAVNRALERLTGRPGGLDGSSVRAWKAGRVTWPKSATRKALEDVSGLPAVSLGFVPRGRAPATPSPPQQEDPDMKRRTLVGGIAAAAAVAAAAPGTASPRRIGMSDVDRLQKRFAEIIASDHRHGGQLGIEQRAAALADEALNLQNAGSATQRVRSRLYASAAAFRSSAMWAAIDGRRYDIAKAHMREAQALAEMSGDQAIKFRIWSHSGTMYRHMGRPADALAANDVARNLHITRRDPLFACLGHARQAATLGLTGDTAAVRHALGCAQDALERADLDLARPVWMAAVRDGAELETLALSAYLRLGNFEQAESHAHRSLTLLRPQMQRDRALNTARLAHAQLGQGDADAATATAMKVPADVATQHARVTRMLQEFGAALRATAPGSTILETWTEHTASWRMAA, from the coding sequence ATGGACACCACGCGCAACGTCGTTCTTGAGGCGTGGATGGCCGAACACGGCTACAGCTCCAACAGCCTTGCTGACGCTGTGAACAGGGCGTTAGAGCGGCTGACCGGACGGCCTGGCGGCCTCGACGGCTCATCGGTCCGGGCCTGGAAAGCTGGCCGGGTCACGTGGCCCAAATCGGCTACCCGCAAGGCACTTGAGGACGTCAGCGGCCTGCCGGCCGTCTCTCTAGGGTTCGTGCCACGGGGTCGGGCTCCAGCCACCCCGTCCCCACCGCAGCAGGAGGACCCCGACATGAAGCGCCGTACCCTCGTCGGCGGCATCGCGGCGGCTGCCGCCGTCGCAGCAGCCGCGCCCGGCACCGCATCCCCACGACGCATCGGCATGAGCGACGTCGACCGTCTACAGAAGCGCTTCGCCGAGATCATCGCCAGCGATCACCGCCACGGCGGCCAACTCGGCATCGAGCAGCGGGCTGCCGCACTGGCCGACGAGGCGCTGAACCTGCAGAACGCCGGCAGCGCCACCCAGCGGGTACGCAGCCGCCTCTACGCCTCCGCAGCGGCGTTCCGCTCCTCGGCTATGTGGGCCGCCATCGACGGCCGCCGTTACGACATCGCCAAGGCCCACATGCGAGAGGCTCAGGCCCTGGCCGAGATGTCCGGCGACCAGGCGATCAAGTTCCGCATCTGGAGCCACTCGGGGACCATGTACCGGCACATGGGCAGGCCCGCCGACGCGCTCGCGGCGAACGACGTCGCCCGCAACCTGCACATCACCCGCCGTGACCCGCTGTTCGCCTGCTTGGGACACGCCCGCCAGGCCGCCACCCTCGGCCTCACCGGCGACACCGCAGCCGTACGGCATGCCCTCGGCTGCGCTCAGGACGCACTCGAACGTGCCGATCTGGATCTCGCTCGCCCGGTGTGGATGGCTGCTGTCCGCGACGGAGCCGAGCTTGAGACACTTGCTCTGTCCGCGTACCTCCGCCTTGGCAACTTCGAACAGGCCGAATCGCACGCCCACCGAAGCCTGACCCTGCTCCGCCCCCAGATGCAGCGCGACCGCGCCCTCAACACTGCCCGGCTCGCACACGCCCAGCTCGGACAGGGCGACGCCGACGCCGCCACGGCCACCGCAATGAAGGTCCCTGCTGACGTGGCCACCCAGCACGCCCGGGTGACGCGCATGCTGCAGGAGTTCGGGGCCGCGCTGCGCGCCACCGCGCCCGGCAGCACCATCTTGGAGACCTGGACCGAGCACACCGCCTCCTGGAGGATGGCCGCATGA
- a CDS encoding GNAT family N-acetyltransferase, producing the protein MTTAPAIELRTFTSLDTVRGDLLDVYAEVRAPLLHLPNYAVTAFGERLDRHGGEPGFTAVLAYADGHPVGYAYGNTIKHGDRYWQRISPLPTEKYTTRPAVALKEGGVRPAWRKTGTARRIHDALLATRDEPFATLMVNPAAGDGKVHALYKSWGYEDIGQSQPSPASPVLTVMIRPIH; encoded by the coding sequence ATGACCACGGCGCCCGCCATCGAACTGCGCACGTTCACCTCCCTCGACACCGTCCGCGGTGACCTGCTCGACGTGTACGCCGAGGTTCGCGCCCCGCTCCTCCACCTGCCGAACTACGCGGTCACCGCGTTCGGCGAGCGCCTGGATCGACACGGCGGCGAGCCAGGGTTCACGGCCGTCCTCGCCTACGCGGACGGGCACCCGGTCGGCTACGCCTACGGCAACACCATCAAGCACGGCGACCGGTACTGGCAGCGCATCAGCCCGTTGCCGACGGAGAAGTACACCACGCGTCCGGCCGTGGCCCTGAAGGAGGGCGGCGTCCGGCCGGCCTGGAGGAAGACCGGCACCGCCCGGCGTATCCATGACGCCCTCCTCGCCACACGCGACGAGCCCTTCGCCACCCTCATGGTCAACCCGGCCGCCGGCGACGGAAAAGTCCACGCGCTCTACAAGTCGTGGGGGTACGAGGACATCGGACAGAGCCAGCCGTCACCAGCCTCGCCGGTGCTCACCGTAATGATCCGCCCCATCCACTGA
- a CDS encoding ATP-binding protein, whose translation MTSLFTPVQSAPTGHPAYSQTSPCEPATAAIGRKLVRDALDVWHLEPLADIAALIMTELIANAVRHTSCHSIRLIVGRPCATQVRVGVVDRAPLRLPILGRAGEEDESGRGLLLIHRLADRWGYDLHGPDRRPWGKEVWAELHARSDERALRPQ comes from the coding sequence ATGACGAGTCTGTTCACGCCCGTTCAGTCCGCCCCTACCGGTCATCCCGCCTACAGCCAGACCTCCCCGTGCGAGCCGGCCACCGCCGCGATCGGCCGCAAGCTCGTCCGCGACGCCCTCGACGTATGGCACCTCGAACCCCTTGCCGACATCGCCGCACTGATCATGACAGAGCTGATCGCGAACGCTGTCAGGCACACCTCGTGCCACTCGATCCGCCTGATCGTTGGACGGCCCTGCGCGACACAGGTACGTGTCGGAGTGGTGGACCGAGCACCCTTGCGCCTGCCGATCCTCGGCCGGGCTGGTGAGGAGGACGAGTCAGGCCGCGGCCTGCTCCTGATTCACAGGCTCGCCGACCGCTGGGGCTACGACCTGCACGGCCCGGACAGGCGCCCATGGGGCAAGGAGGTCTGGGCCGAACTCCACGCCAGGAGCGACGAACGAGCACTCCGGCCACAGTGA
- a CDS encoding MarR family winged helix-turn-helix transcriptional regulator produces MAGPRSSDILIDELFATTTRLRGYVDAQLRAHGMSVARLRVLRTLARSPEPLRMRDLSDRLNIAARSATTLIDSLEREGLVTRLPHPSDRRAYLLALTDAGRSRHAEAEKVDQVALATATSGLDQADRARLRELLAALRASVPDAPPGPPPED; encoded by the coding sequence ATGGCTGGACCGAGAAGCAGTGACATCCTGATCGACGAGTTGTTCGCCACCACCACACGCCTGCGCGGCTACGTCGACGCCCAGCTGCGCGCGCACGGCATGTCGGTGGCCCGGCTGCGGGTGCTGCGCACCCTGGCCCGCTCGCCGGAACCGCTGCGCATGCGGGACCTGAGCGACCGGCTGAACATCGCCGCCCGCTCGGCCACCACGCTGATCGACTCGCTGGAACGGGAGGGGCTGGTCACCCGGCTGCCCCACCCCAGCGACCGCCGGGCCTACCTGCTCGCCCTCACCGACGCCGGCCGGTCACGCCACGCCGAGGCCGAGAAGGTGGACCAGGTGGCGCTGGCCACGGCGACCAGCGGACTGGACCAGGCCGACCGCGCCCGACTGCGCGAGCTCCTCGCCGCGCTGCGCGCCTCCGTGCCCGACGCGCCGCCCGGCCCCCCGCCGGAGGACTGA
- a CDS encoding FxLD family lanthipeptide, whose translation MTRSTAVPSSTQPRQQASGTWDGFDLDVSLVDVADPAGLVNLTDDNCGTTCGACTTNVA comes from the coding sequence ATGACACGCAGCACCGCAGTACCGAGCAGCACCCAGCCGAGGCAGCAGGCCTCGGGGACGTGGGACGGCTTCGACCTGGACGTCTCCCTCGTCGACGTGGCCGACCCAGCGGGCCTGGTCAACCTGACCGACGACAACTGCGGAACCACCTGCGGCGCCTGCACCACCAACGTCGCCTGA
- a CDS encoding Tautomerase enzyme — MPMLDVYIPDGALEPEAEAALVNRITEILIRHEGFDPADPVTRAVSWVFVHRPAAVYVGGGLADAPRYKVVPSVPEGQLDERGRAGVVAEITEAILDAENGEWPRDPGRIWVFPTEIPEGHWGGRGRITPLAAILTRLTGHDAERAHALAAERIATSRAEHARVP; from the coding sequence GTGCCCATGCTCGACGTGTACATCCCTGACGGCGCACTGGAGCCCGAGGCCGAGGCGGCGCTGGTGAACCGGATCACCGAGATCCTCATCCGTCACGAGGGGTTCGACCCCGCCGATCCGGTGACCCGCGCGGTGTCGTGGGTGTTCGTCCACCGGCCGGCCGCTGTCTACGTCGGCGGAGGACTCGCGGACGCGCCCCGCTACAAGGTCGTCCCCTCCGTGCCGGAAGGGCAGCTCGACGAGCGTGGGCGCGCCGGCGTCGTCGCCGAGATCACCGAGGCGATCCTCGACGCCGAGAACGGTGAGTGGCCGCGCGACCCGGGCCGGATCTGGGTGTTCCCCACCGAGATCCCCGAGGGCCACTGGGGCGGACGCGGGCGGATCACCCCCCTCGCGGCCATCCTCACCCGGCTCACCGGCCACGACGCCGAGCGGGCTCACGCGCTCGCGGCCGAGCGCATCGCCACCAGCCGGGCCGAACACGCCCGCGTGCCGTAA
- a CDS encoding winged helix-turn-helix transcriptional regulator, whose amino-acid sequence MNGKRRIDPVNCSVARALAVVGERWSLLIVREALDGARRFGEFRTRLGIASNLLTNRLNTLVAAGVLRRIPYQDPGDRQRFEYQLTEQGLDLRPTLVALLEWGDKYLADPQGPSVIVRHKSVGADTCEQPVRLVLECAAGHTRLPPGDVHRTPGPGARFLEPS is encoded by the coding sequence GTGAACGGGAAGCGGAGGATCGACCCGGTGAACTGCTCAGTGGCGCGGGCCCTGGCGGTGGTCGGTGAGCGGTGGTCGCTGTTGATCGTGCGTGAGGCACTCGACGGCGCACGCCGGTTCGGGGAGTTCCGGACCCGCCTCGGTATCGCCAGCAACCTCTTGACCAACCGGCTGAACACGCTCGTGGCGGCCGGGGTGCTGCGGCGGATCCCCTACCAGGACCCCGGTGACCGGCAGCGCTTCGAGTACCAGCTCACCGAACAGGGGCTGGATCTGCGACCCACGCTGGTGGCGCTGCTGGAATGGGGCGACAAGTACCTCGCCGATCCGCAGGGGCCGTCGGTCATCGTCCGGCACAAGTCCGTCGGGGCGGACACCTGCGAGCAGCCCGTCCGGCTCGTCCTCGAGTGCGCGGCAGGACACACGCGTCTGCCGCCAGGAGACGTCCACCGTACGCCCGGCCCGGGTGCGCGCTTCCTGGAACCTTCCTAG
- a CDS encoding glucose-6-phosphate dehydrogenase: protein MTTLTVFGAGGDLAARYLFPALADLLAAGRLPGDFRLRGADRRDWDDDSFRHHVRAAVAGHPPGGARDTAAELARRADYAVTDVTDAAAVAEALKNLDGPLVVYLALPARLFEPCVRALRGAGLPPDSRVVVEKPFGVSRESARTLNALLSDTVPETQVFRIDHFLAKQTVQNVLGLRLANRVFESVWNAQNVERVEIAWEETLALEGRAGYYDRSGALRDMLQNHLLQLLCLVAMEPPRTLGERDLRDRKVDVLRSIQPTDPEAAGRHSVRARYTAGTVDGQRVPDYTGEVGVDPANRTETFAEITVHVDNWRWAGVPFRLRSGKAFGRPRKEIAVHFRPVPHLAFDQPHQAVPNVLRLTLNPDTITLDVNLNGSGDPFDLDPAALRADLAPQELPAYARLLLDVLSGDPSLFIRGDEAEEAWRVVEPVLEAWARDRVPLLTYPAGSTGPAPAAG, encoded by the coding sequence ATGACCACACTCACCGTCTTCGGGGCCGGCGGCGACCTGGCCGCCCGGTACCTGTTCCCGGCCCTCGCCGACCTGCTCGCGGCCGGCCGGCTGCCCGGCGACTTCCGGCTGCGCGGCGCCGACCGGCGCGACTGGGACGACGACTCCTTCCGCCACCACGTGCGCGCCGCCGTGGCCGGCCACCCGCCGGGCGGCGCGCGGGACACGGCGGCCGAGCTGGCCCGGCGGGCCGACTACGCCGTCACCGACGTCACCGACGCCGCGGCGGTCGCGGAGGCGCTGAAGAACCTCGACGGACCCCTGGTGGTCTACCTCGCGCTGCCCGCCCGGCTCTTCGAGCCCTGCGTGCGCGCCCTGCGCGGCGCGGGGCTGCCCCCGGACAGCCGCGTCGTCGTCGAGAAGCCCTTCGGCGTGAGCCGGGAGTCCGCACGGACCCTGAACGCCCTGCTGTCCGACACCGTCCCGGAGACCCAGGTCTTCCGGATCGACCACTTCCTGGCCAAACAGACCGTCCAGAACGTCCTGGGCCTGCGGCTGGCCAACCGGGTCTTCGAGTCCGTGTGGAACGCCCAGAACGTCGAGCGGGTGGAGATCGCCTGGGAGGAGACCCTGGCGCTGGAGGGCCGCGCCGGCTACTACGACCGCTCCGGGGCGCTGCGCGACATGCTCCAGAACCACCTGCTGCAACTGCTCTGCCTGGTCGCCATGGAGCCGCCGCGCACCCTCGGCGAGCGGGACCTGCGCGACCGCAAGGTAGACGTGCTGCGCTCCATCCAGCCCACGGATCCCGAGGCGGCCGGCCGGCACAGCGTCCGCGCCCGGTACACCGCCGGCACCGTGGACGGGCAGCGCGTCCCCGACTACACCGGCGAGGTCGGCGTCGATCCGGCCAACCGCACGGAGACCTTCGCCGAGATCACCGTGCACGTCGACAACTGGCGGTGGGCCGGGGTCCCCTTCCGGCTGCGCTCCGGCAAGGCGTTCGGCCGCCCGCGCAAGGAGATCGCGGTGCACTTCCGGCCCGTGCCGCACCTGGCCTTCGACCAGCCGCACCAGGCGGTCCCGAACGTCCTGCGGCTCACCCTCAACCCGGACACCATCACGCTGGACGTCAACCTCAACGGCTCCGGCGACCCGTTCGACCTCGACCCCGCGGCGCTGCGCGCGGACCTCGCCCCGCAGGAACTCCCCGCCTACGCGCGGCTCCTCCTCGACGTGCTCTCCGGCGACCCCAGCCTGTTCATCCGCGGGGACGAGGCCGAGGAGGCCTGGCGGGTCGTCGAACCGGTGCTGGAGGCGTGGGCCCGCGACCGCGTCCCCCTGCTGACCTACCCAGCCGGCTCCACCGGACCGGCTCCCGCGGCGGGCTGA
- a CDS encoding DUF6197 family protein, with the protein MAPHPPLAPAAGPTTVGPPAAPTPDPTDVARLVTEIERWLERAAPPSGDTPPGPGPRTAPAAPGWDVAGLVRLGLAELTELERLRERARRAARPRGAARLAGALGRRPRRARTASAQLRAAAALLASGGWCRGVLTDERRHHCVLGALFEAPADPDCVTRAVVHLRAELTALGAVRSGRGPGGPRAEVASWNNSPATTEGAVLDLLERAARRAEAAGD; encoded by the coding sequence ATGGCTCCGCACCCGCCCCTCGCCCCCGCCGCCGGGCCCACCACGGTCGGCCCGCCGGCCGCCCCCACGCCGGACCCGACCGACGTCGCCCGGCTGGTCACCGAGATCGAACGCTGGCTGGAGCGGGCGGCACCGCCGTCCGGCGACACCCCGCCCGGGCCCGGTCCGCGCACCGCGCCGGCCGCGCCGGGGTGGGACGTCGCTGGCCTCGTCCGGCTCGGCCTGGCCGAGCTCACCGAGCTGGAGCGGCTGCGGGAGCGGGCGCGCCGGGCCGCCCGGCCGCGCGGGGCGGCCCGGCTGGCCGGTGCCCTCGGCCGCCGCCCGCGCCGCGCGCGCACCGCCTCCGCCCAGCTGCGCGCGGCGGCCGCGCTGCTCGCCTCGGGTGGCTGGTGCCGGGGGGTGCTCACCGACGAACGCCGCCACCACTGCGTGCTGGGCGCGCTGTTCGAGGCGCCCGCCGACCCGGACTGCGTGACCCGTGCCGTCGTCCACCTCCGGGCCGAGCTGACGGCGCTCGGCGCGGTGCGCTCCGGGCGTGGGCCCGGCGGCCCGCGCGCCGAGGTCGCCTCCTGGAACAACTCCCCGGCGACCACCGAGGGCGCGGTGCTGGACCTGCTGGAACGCGCCGCCCGCCGCGCCGAGGCGGCGGGCGACTGA